The following coding sequences are from one Sphingomonadaceae bacterium OTU29LAMAA1 window:
- a CDS encoding radical SAM protein, protein MGDDSWRSQPKLMSEQIAARVAASLGAQYHRQQTPFSVVLHGGEPLMLGPERLATLCGMLRAELPHPCGIHAQTNGVLLSDAIIDVLVAYDVGISISIDGPASVHDRFRTDHAQAGSHARVAAGIARLTARSDALPLFAGVLAVIDPTSDPAQVYAALKATGAPSLDFLVRDGNWSQLPFGKAGPGSIEYGGWLSRLLALYLADPAPPRIRILDDMMRLLMGGQSQKEGVGNTDYGILVIEPDGRIDKNDTLKVAHPGADRFERQWSILDPLEDFLESEAFDQYYRQQRTLADQCHACPDLGICGGGMVAHRWSAVAGFDNPTIFCADQRHLIAEMRGVLARMAAQAA, encoded by the coding sequence ATGGGCGACGATAGCTGGCGCAGCCAGCCCAAGCTGATGTCCGAGCAGATCGCCGCGCGGGTCGCCGCTAGTCTCGGCGCCCAATATCACCGGCAGCAAACCCCGTTCAGTGTCGTTCTGCATGGCGGCGAGCCGCTGATGCTGGGGCCTGAGCGCCTGGCCACATTATGCGGCATGCTGCGCGCCGAGCTTCCGCATCCGTGCGGTATCCATGCTCAGACCAATGGCGTGCTACTGAGCGATGCGATCATCGATGTGCTGGTCGCCTATGATGTCGGCATTTCGATCAGCATCGACGGCCCGGCCAGCGTCCATGACCGGTTCCGTACCGATCACGCCCAGGCCGGCTCGCACGCGCGCGTCGCGGCGGGGATCGCGCGGCTGACCGCGCGAAGCGATGCGCTTCCGCTGTTCGCAGGCGTGCTCGCAGTTATCGATCCGACCAGTGATCCGGCCCAGGTCTACGCCGCGTTGAAAGCGACCGGTGCGCCCAGTCTCGACTTCCTCGTCCGCGACGGCAATTGGTCCCAATTGCCCTTTGGCAAAGCCGGACCTGGCTCGATCGAATATGGCGGCTGGCTCAGCAGGCTGCTCGCGCTCTATCTCGCAGACCCTGCGCCGCCTCGGATTCGCATTCTCGACGACATGATGCGGCTGCTGATGGGCGGCCAGAGCCAGAAGGAAGGCGTCGGGAACACCGACTATGGGATCCTGGTAATCGAACCCGATGGGCGGATCGACAAGAACGATACGCTCAAGGTCGCGCATCCGGGAGCCGACCGGTTCGAGCGGCAATGGTCGATCCTCGATCCACTCGAGGATTTTCTCGAAAGCGAGGCGTTCGACCAATATTACCGCCAGCAGCGCACGCTCGCCGATCAATGCCATGCCTGCCCCGATCTTGGCATTTGCGGTGGCGGCATGGTCGCGCATCGCTGGAGTGCGGTCGCCGGGTTCGACAATCCGACGATCTTTTGCGCCGATCAGCGCCACCTCATTGCCGAAATGCGTGGCGTCTTGGCGCGCATGGCGGCACAAGCTGCCTGA